From one Perca flavescens isolate YP-PL-M2 chromosome 19, PFLA_1.0, whole genome shotgun sequence genomic stretch:
- the si:cabz01007807.1 gene encoding uncharacterized protein si:cabz01007807.1 isoform X3, translating to MTGDGTENEVGAVDHGWSAAAESAAEERRPSIGMLQNLRKKVSKSPFHYQYQEPGSKGHVMEDVGRETSKEVNLDDIFAPPPEFQSSPRELQPETKTVENGAEFSEHPKDLFQTLNPNGIQGSFQTSTLAQNVSADGHFYDISLNSPDLFNPVFAQTQNLSKTLHLKSSGLFKDEGVNLSQAAKGEKLLHTERTTEVNPFDKSSSIFVDPFKSPSNMEDNRFQSPQPVMTNPSYTATTKEVDLFQTVPTKSGELFNIRENKQDPSTKEDLFGMSFWKVNLDVFSSSSTNTVDPFPSPIARDLFQDLSSLDDPFGTTPSRQYDPFQDVFPGTPDSFLPFPSDTNGKDLFGITYNNTAFKAPNSTPSLNSPSEMKLDMLSSPDRSKATPSESHAAVRPKSSNGPHAIFLTNPQGTESDIFQPSPFSRARNMSVSTRPSPADMTHVSTFKRPPKPLPRSRPLRPEKQPVPEKPPKPERPPPPTPANSVEPEATVPKIAPKPAFRPVPKPIIQHKTTPESKPIESENYLVFEDILFVGQEKCVEDWPEDSPQLNPDFKPSGTLRLRRESMKIKADSDGGSGEDQDDSETHGKKKDRKFRLSMLSRRGSNKFPDDITDERSKTLPTSRKLSKEYFLDLPMSAQENEDEDWNGMDYKKKPLKTKVKQLLRRASVASSVPEGKHVHGHLPRESKDDDINEKKVGKKNSIIRRWSEGTVLHDSTGEEGRLEAQHEEVDSHGFKKKKRVKIKFVPHRGYAITVEKGAHGYTPRKSSKEKLQDEVLGAHGYTPPLLQSQDGTFVDVEERGHSLHSSCKAASMDEEHFQKTHRRSAELSGDDDPYGMEDCHPKKTTNMKLLHVGRRTSKEDMLEDTDYQKKKSSFSADELDDDCWMEDCKPKKPSKLKVFKKPKGKAMYPECEDPPGATSSDYLSEAAKAEWLAAQMDEQAIAGLEDDEEDDGDTDSLMEWWGSVEQWDELPSDDEDQVLKEDESKSFTILADKVHRGLHVFNKIFTERAEVLWQSVVILHALADDINKFHHKAKIASLTGGTATAVGGVTAITGLALSPFTFGISLIVTAVGVGVAAAGGITSASAAISDNVNNMHDRKKVEMLLEDFEVHLQTIGKVLHFVNQGLYKLRGHPLLRTGTQHYSEDWEIRRAVQMISLVDSPVMRGVELTDAAVASLRGLFTGIDKYFIKDTRELKKGCKKEVVGQIKEVANVLNDGLVELNAIREELQDATGYM from the exons ATGACAGGAGATGGAACG gAGAATGAGGTGGGGGCGGTCGACCATGGATGGAGTGCAGCAGCAGAAAGTGCAGCTGAGGAAAGACGACCT AGTATTGGGATGCTACAAAATTTGCGAAAGAAAGTATCCAAAAGCCCTTTCCATTATCAATACCAG GAACCTGGCAGCAAAGGTCATGTAATGGAGGACGTAGGGAGAGAAACTTCAAAGGAAGTAAACCTTGATGACATTTTTGCCCCTCCACCTGAATTTCAGAGTTCACCTCGCGAGCTTCAGCCTGAAACGAAGACTGTGGAAAATGGAGCTGAATTTTCTGAACATCCAAAGGACCTATTCCAGACCCTTAATCCCAACGGCATCCAAGGCAGTTTCCAGACATCAACATTGGCCCAAAACGTATCTGCCGATGgccatttttatgacatatccCTGAACTCGCCAGATTTATTTAATCCAGTCTTCGCTCAAACACAGAACCTCTCAAAAACCTTGCATTTAAAAAGCTCTGGCCTGTTTAAAGATGAAGGCGTCAATCTTTCCCAGGCTGCTAAAGGAGAGAAGTTACTTCACACTGAACGCACTACGGAGGTAAACCCCTTTGATAAATCTTCCAGTATTTTTGTAGACCCATTCAAATCTCCATCAAACATGGAGGATAATCGGTTCCAGTCTCCACAGCCAGTGATGACGAACCCATCATATACTGCCACGACCAAAGAAGTAGATTTGTTTCAAACAGTTCCGACTAAAAGTGGAGAACTCTTCAACATCAGGGAAAACAAACAAGATCCCTCTACCAAAGAGGACCTTTTTGGCATGTCTTTTTGGAAGGTAAATCTGGATGTATTTTCATCTTCGTCTACAAATACAGTCGACCCATTCCCAAGCCCAATCGCAAGGGATTTATTCCAAGACCTTTCCAGCTTGGATGACCCGTTCGGTACTACTCCCTCAAGACAATATGACCCTTTCCAAGATGTTTTCCCTGGGACTCCAGACAGCTTCCTACCTTTTCCCTCGGACACTAATGGCAAGGATCTATTTGGGATAACCTACAACAATACAGCCTTTAAGGCCCCAAACTCTACACCTTCACTCAACAGCCCGTCAGAAATGAAGTTGGACATGCTTTCGTCACCAGATCGCTCCAAGGCAACTCCATCAGAATCTCATGCAGCCGTCCGACCAAAGTCTTCTAACGGGCCACATGCTATTTTCTTGACGAATCCTCAGGGAACCGAGTCTGATATTTTTCAGCCGAGTCCCTTCAGTCGGGCCAGGAATATGTCCGTGTCAACCAGACCATCTCCAGCTGACATGACTCAT GTGTCAACCTTCAAACGTCCACCAAAGCCACTTCCCCGAAGTAGACCACTAAGGCCAGAAAAGCAGCCCGTGCCGGAAAAGCCACCAAAACCAGAAAGGCCACCTCCACCCACGCCCGCAAACTCT GTTGAACCTGAAGCAACTGTGCCAAAAATCGCTCCCAAACCAGCCTTCAGACCAGTCCCAAAACCAATTATTCAACACAAAACAACTCCG gAAAGTAAACCAATTGAATCTGAGAACTATCTCGTCTTTGAAGACATCTTGTTTGTTGGACAG GAAAAGTGTGTTGAAGACTGGCCTGAAGACAGCCCTCAACTTAACCCTGACTTCAAACCA tctgGAACATTAAGACTCCGACGAGAATCAATGAAA ATAAAGGCAGACTCTGATGGAGGAAGTGGCGAGGATCAGGATGACTCTGAGACTCACGGCAAG aAAAAGGACAGAAAGTTTAGATTGTCCATGCTTTCCAGAAGAGGGTCAAAT AAGTTTCCTGATGACATAACTGATGAGAGGAGCAAGACCCTACCCACCTCTCGTAAATTATCAAAG GAGTATTTTTTAGACCTACCAATGTCTGCACAAGAGAATGAAGATGAGGATTGGAATGGGATGGACTATAAG AAGAAACCTTTGAAGACCAAAGTCAAACAGCTGCTAAGAAGAGCATCCGTTGCTTCTTCCGTGCCAGAGGGAAAGCACGTGCACGGACATTTACCTCGGGAATCAAAG GACGATGACATTAATGAGAAAAAAGTCGGCAAAAAAAACTCCATCATACGCCGATGGTCAGAG GGGACAGTTTTGCATGACAGCACTGGCGAGGAGGGGAGATTGGAAGCCCAGCACGAAGAGGTTGACAGCCATGGATTT aagaaaaaaaagagggtgAAAATCAAGTTTGTGCCACACAGAGGATACGCCATCACTGTAGAAAAG GGAGCACACGGATATACACCTCGCAAAAGCTCAAAG GAGAAATTACAAGATGAAGTTTTGGGTGCACATGGCTACACACCTCCACTCCTCCAGTCCCAG GATGGTACTTTTGTGGATGTAGAGGAGAGAGGCCACAGTCTCCATTCATCTTGCAAG GCTGCTTCCATGGACGAGGAGCACTTTCAGAAAACACACCGCAGGTCTGCTGAATTGAGTGGAGATGATGATCCATATGGAATGGAAGACTGCCATCCT aaaaaaacaacaaatatgaaACTGCTGCACGTGGGTCGTCGAACCTCTAAG GAGGACATGCTGGAGGACACCGATTATCAGAAAAAGAAGAGCAGCTTCTCGGCAGACGAGTTAGACGATGACTGCTGGATGGAGGACTGCAAACCG AAGAAGCCATCTAAACTTAAAGTCTTCAAAAAACCCAAG GGCAAAGCCATGTATCCAGAGTGTGAAGATCCACCCGGAGCTACGTCAAGTGACTACCTGTCAGAGGCCGCCAAG GCGGAGTGGCTGGCTGCTCAGATGGATGAACAGGCTATAGCAGGTCTGGAGGATGATGAAGAAGATGATGGG gaCACTGACAGTTTGATGGAGTGGTGGGGCTCTGTGGAGC AATGGGATGAGTTGCCCTCAGACGATGAAGACCAAGTCTTAAAGGAGGATGAGTCTAA GTCATTCACCATCTTAGCGGACAAGGTTCATCGTGGCCTGCATGTCTTCAACAAAATCTTCACCGAGCGAGCGGAGGTCCTCTGGCAGTCCGTCGTCATCCTCCACGCCCTCGCCGACGACATCAACAAGTTCCATCACAAGGCCAAGATCGCCAGCCTCACCGGTGGCACCGCCACAGCCGTGGGTGGTGTGACAGCCATCACCGGTTTGGCTCTGTCCCCCTTTACCTTCGGTATCTCTCTCATAGTTACCGCTGTTGGTGTGGGTGTGGCCGCAGCTGGAGGAATCACGTCAGCCTCTGCTGCCATCTCAGATAACGTTAACAACATGCACGACCGGAAGAAG GTGGAGATGCTGCTGGAGGACTTCGAGGTTCACCTGCAGACCATTGGGAAGGTCCTCCACTTTGTCAATCAGGGCTTGTACAAACTCCGTGGCCATCCTTTACTCAGGACCGGCACCCAACACTACTCTGAGGACTGGGAGATCCGCAGGGCCGTCCAGATGATCAGCTTAGTCGACTCGCCCGTGATGCGGGGGGTGGAGTTAACGGACGCGGCAGTCGCCTCGCTCCGAGGACTCTTCACCGGCATTGACAAGTACTTCATCAAGGACACCCGAGAGCTGAAGAAAGGCTGCAAGAAAGAGGTAGTGGGTCAAATAAAGGAGGTGGCAAATGTGCTCAATGATGGGCTAGTGGAGCTCAATGCTATCAGAGAGGAGCTACAGGATGCTACTGGATACATGTGA
- the si:cabz01007807.1 gene encoding uncharacterized protein si:cabz01007807.1 isoform X2 yields MTGDGTENEVGAVDHGWSAAAESAAEERRPSIGMLQNLRKKVSKSPFHYQYQSLVSSTSDSCGSSVNHSRNKQEPGSKGHVMEDVGRETSKEVNLDDIFAPPPEFQSSPRELQPETKTVENGAEFSEHPKDLFQTLNPNGIQGSFQTSTLAQNVSADGHFYDISLNSPDLFNPVFAQTQNLSKTLHLKSSGLFKDEGVNLSQAAKGEKLLHTERTTEVNPFDKSSSIFVDPFKSPSNMEDNRFQSPQPVMTNPSYTATTKEVDLFQTVPTKSGELFNIRENKQDPSTKEDLFGMSFWKVNLDVFSSSSTNTVDPFPSPIARDLFQDLSSLDDPFGTTPSRQYDPFQDVFPGTPDSFLPFPSDTNGKDLFGITYNNTAFKAPNSTPSLNSPSEMKLDMLSSPDRSKATPSESHAAVRPKSSNGPHAIFLTNPQGTESDIFQPSPFSRARNMSVSTRPSPADMTHVSTFKRPPKPLPRSRPLRPEKQPVPEKPPKPERPPPPTPANSVEPEATVPKIAPKPAFRPVPKPIIQHKTTPESKPIESENYLVFEDILFVGQEKCVEDWPEDSPQLNPDFKPSGTLRLRRESMKIKADSDGGSGEDQDDSETHGKKKDRKFRLSMLSRRGSNKFPDDITDERSKTLPTSRKLSKEYFLDLPMSAQENEDEDWNGMDYKKKPLKTKVKQLLRRASVASSVPEGKHVHGHLPRESKDDDINEKKVGKKNSIIRRWSEGTVLHDSTGEEGRLEAQHEEVDSHGFKKKKRVKIKFVPHRGYAITVEKGAHGYTPRKSSKKLQDEVLGAHGYTPPLLQSQDGTFVDVEERGHSLHSSCKAASMDEEHFQKTHRRSAELSGDDDPYGMEDCHPKKTTNMKLLHVGRRTSKEDMLEDTDYQKKKSSFSADELDDDCWMEDCKPKKPSKLKVFKKPKGKAMYPECEDPPGATSSDYLSEAAKAEWLAAQMDEQAIAGLEDDEEDDGDTDSLMEWWGSVEQWDELPSDDEDQVLKEDESKSFTILADKVHRGLHVFNKIFTERAEVLWQSVVILHALADDINKFHHKAKIASLTGGTATAVGGVTAITGLALSPFTFGISLIVTAVGVGVAAAGGITSASAAISDNVNNMHDRKKVEMLLEDFEVHLQTIGKVLHFVNQGLYKLRGHPLLRTGTQHYSEDWEIRRAVQMISLVDSPVMRGVELTDAAVASLRGLFTGIDKYFIKDTRELKKGCKKEVVGQIKEVANVLNDGLVELNAIREELQDATGYM; encoded by the exons ATGACAGGAGATGGAACG gAGAATGAGGTGGGGGCGGTCGACCATGGATGGAGTGCAGCAGCAGAAAGTGCAGCTGAGGAAAGACGACCT AGTATTGGGATGCTACAAAATTTGCGAAAGAAAGTATCCAAAAGCCCTTTCCATTATCAATACCAG TCTCTTGTTTCATCCACCTCTGACTCCTGTGGATCATCTGTGAACCACTCTCGAAACAAACAG GAACCTGGCAGCAAAGGTCATGTAATGGAGGACGTAGGGAGAGAAACTTCAAAGGAAGTAAACCTTGATGACATTTTTGCCCCTCCACCTGAATTTCAGAGTTCACCTCGCGAGCTTCAGCCTGAAACGAAGACTGTGGAAAATGGAGCTGAATTTTCTGAACATCCAAAGGACCTATTCCAGACCCTTAATCCCAACGGCATCCAAGGCAGTTTCCAGACATCAACATTGGCCCAAAACGTATCTGCCGATGgccatttttatgacatatccCTGAACTCGCCAGATTTATTTAATCCAGTCTTCGCTCAAACACAGAACCTCTCAAAAACCTTGCATTTAAAAAGCTCTGGCCTGTTTAAAGATGAAGGCGTCAATCTTTCCCAGGCTGCTAAAGGAGAGAAGTTACTTCACACTGAACGCACTACGGAGGTAAACCCCTTTGATAAATCTTCCAGTATTTTTGTAGACCCATTCAAATCTCCATCAAACATGGAGGATAATCGGTTCCAGTCTCCACAGCCAGTGATGACGAACCCATCATATACTGCCACGACCAAAGAAGTAGATTTGTTTCAAACAGTTCCGACTAAAAGTGGAGAACTCTTCAACATCAGGGAAAACAAACAAGATCCCTCTACCAAAGAGGACCTTTTTGGCATGTCTTTTTGGAAGGTAAATCTGGATGTATTTTCATCTTCGTCTACAAATACAGTCGACCCATTCCCAAGCCCAATCGCAAGGGATTTATTCCAAGACCTTTCCAGCTTGGATGACCCGTTCGGTACTACTCCCTCAAGACAATATGACCCTTTCCAAGATGTTTTCCCTGGGACTCCAGACAGCTTCCTACCTTTTCCCTCGGACACTAATGGCAAGGATCTATTTGGGATAACCTACAACAATACAGCCTTTAAGGCCCCAAACTCTACACCTTCACTCAACAGCCCGTCAGAAATGAAGTTGGACATGCTTTCGTCACCAGATCGCTCCAAGGCAACTCCATCAGAATCTCATGCAGCCGTCCGACCAAAGTCTTCTAACGGGCCACATGCTATTTTCTTGACGAATCCTCAGGGAACCGAGTCTGATATTTTTCAGCCGAGTCCCTTCAGTCGGGCCAGGAATATGTCCGTGTCAACCAGACCATCTCCAGCTGACATGACTCAT GTGTCAACCTTCAAACGTCCACCAAAGCCACTTCCCCGAAGTAGACCACTAAGGCCAGAAAAGCAGCCCGTGCCGGAAAAGCCACCAAAACCAGAAAGGCCACCTCCACCCACGCCCGCAAACTCT GTTGAACCTGAAGCAACTGTGCCAAAAATCGCTCCCAAACCAGCCTTCAGACCAGTCCCAAAACCAATTATTCAACACAAAACAACTCCG gAAAGTAAACCAATTGAATCTGAGAACTATCTCGTCTTTGAAGACATCTTGTTTGTTGGACAG GAAAAGTGTGTTGAAGACTGGCCTGAAGACAGCCCTCAACTTAACCCTGACTTCAAACCA tctgGAACATTAAGACTCCGACGAGAATCAATGAAA ATAAAGGCAGACTCTGATGGAGGAAGTGGCGAGGATCAGGATGACTCTGAGACTCACGGCAAG aAAAAGGACAGAAAGTTTAGATTGTCCATGCTTTCCAGAAGAGGGTCAAAT AAGTTTCCTGATGACATAACTGATGAGAGGAGCAAGACCCTACCCACCTCTCGTAAATTATCAAAG GAGTATTTTTTAGACCTACCAATGTCTGCACAAGAGAATGAAGATGAGGATTGGAATGGGATGGACTATAAG AAGAAACCTTTGAAGACCAAAGTCAAACAGCTGCTAAGAAGAGCATCCGTTGCTTCTTCCGTGCCAGAGGGAAAGCACGTGCACGGACATTTACCTCGGGAATCAAAG GACGATGACATTAATGAGAAAAAAGTCGGCAAAAAAAACTCCATCATACGCCGATGGTCAGAG GGGACAGTTTTGCATGACAGCACTGGCGAGGAGGGGAGATTGGAAGCCCAGCACGAAGAGGTTGACAGCCATGGATTT aagaaaaaaaagagggtgAAAATCAAGTTTGTGCCACACAGAGGATACGCCATCACTGTAGAAAAG GGAGCACACGGATATACACCTCGCAAAAGCTCAAAG AAATTACAAGATGAAGTTTTGGGTGCACATGGCTACACACCTCCACTCCTCCAGTCCCAG GATGGTACTTTTGTGGATGTAGAGGAGAGAGGCCACAGTCTCCATTCATCTTGCAAG GCTGCTTCCATGGACGAGGAGCACTTTCAGAAAACACACCGCAGGTCTGCTGAATTGAGTGGAGATGATGATCCATATGGAATGGAAGACTGCCATCCT aaaaaaacaacaaatatgaaACTGCTGCACGTGGGTCGTCGAACCTCTAAG GAGGACATGCTGGAGGACACCGATTATCAGAAAAAGAAGAGCAGCTTCTCGGCAGACGAGTTAGACGATGACTGCTGGATGGAGGACTGCAAACCG AAGAAGCCATCTAAACTTAAAGTCTTCAAAAAACCCAAG GGCAAAGCCATGTATCCAGAGTGTGAAGATCCACCCGGAGCTACGTCAAGTGACTACCTGTCAGAGGCCGCCAAG GCGGAGTGGCTGGCTGCTCAGATGGATGAACAGGCTATAGCAGGTCTGGAGGATGATGAAGAAGATGATGGG gaCACTGACAGTTTGATGGAGTGGTGGGGCTCTGTGGAGC AATGGGATGAGTTGCCCTCAGACGATGAAGACCAAGTCTTAAAGGAGGATGAGTCTAA GTCATTCACCATCTTAGCGGACAAGGTTCATCGTGGCCTGCATGTCTTCAACAAAATCTTCACCGAGCGAGCGGAGGTCCTCTGGCAGTCCGTCGTCATCCTCCACGCCCTCGCCGACGACATCAACAAGTTCCATCACAAGGCCAAGATCGCCAGCCTCACCGGTGGCACCGCCACAGCCGTGGGTGGTGTGACAGCCATCACCGGTTTGGCTCTGTCCCCCTTTACCTTCGGTATCTCTCTCATAGTTACCGCTGTTGGTGTGGGTGTGGCCGCAGCTGGAGGAATCACGTCAGCCTCTGCTGCCATCTCAGATAACGTTAACAACATGCACGACCGGAAGAAG GTGGAGATGCTGCTGGAGGACTTCGAGGTTCACCTGCAGACCATTGGGAAGGTCCTCCACTTTGTCAATCAGGGCTTGTACAAACTCCGTGGCCATCCTTTACTCAGGACCGGCACCCAACACTACTCTGAGGACTGGGAGATCCGCAGGGCCGTCCAGATGATCAGCTTAGTCGACTCGCCCGTGATGCGGGGGGTGGAGTTAACGGACGCGGCAGTCGCCTCGCTCCGAGGACTCTTCACCGGCATTGACAAGTACTTCATCAAGGACACCCGAGAGCTGAAGAAAGGCTGCAAGAAAGAGGTAGTGGGTCAAATAAAGGAGGTGGCAAATGTGCTCAATGATGGGCTAGTGGAGCTCAATGCTATCAGAGAGGAGCTACAGGATGCTACTGGATACATGTGA